Within Flavobacterium pisciphilum, the genomic segment GTAAACCTCTGCTTCAACAGCATTAAACCAGAAACTGTCAGAAAAAGTATAGGCAAGTGCTCCAACAAAAGAGCTACCTAAGATAACAATAGCATTGTTTTTATTGATTTCTGAAAAGCGAGCTATCATTTTTTTAAGAATAATAGAAGAAGACCAGAACATAAATAATATTGTAAAGGCACTTGAAAATACAGACATCATATTAACCATTAAGGCTACATGCTGATCATCCATTGCAAACATTGCAAAGAAAGCACCCATCATTTGGTATAAAGGAGCTCCGGGTGGGTGTCCTACTTCAAGTTTAGCTGCTGTAGCGATGTATTCACCACAATCCCAAAAACTCATTGTGGGTTCGACAGTAAGGGTGTAAGTTATTAAAGCGATTGTAAAAGTTAACCAACCAATAATTGTATTCCATTTATTAAAGTTGAATTGTGCCATATTTAGGTGTTAAAAATTTGTCCTTATTTAATCTTACAAAGAAAATGTTTTTTTGTGTAACCAAACCAGCATTAACAAATTTTTCTATAAAAGTAATTGATTGGAGTAATGTATTGTGTATGAATTGGTTTCGTGCTACCGTTGAGATTGTTTGAAGAAAAAACGATTTTTTTTGAAATTTTTTGCTTCAAAAGTTTGTACAAACTAAAAAAAGCTTTAAATTTGCACTCGCTTAACAGCACTGCTGGTCTATGGTGTAATGGTAACACAACTGTTTTTGGTGCAGTCTTTCAAGGTTCGAGTCCTTGTAGACCAACATAAAAAGCCTCTCAATCGAGAGGCTTTTTTTATGCAATAAAGTTTGTGAAAAAAAATTTGTGTAAATCAAATAAAACTGTAAATTTGCACTCGCTTAACAGCACCGCTGGTCTATGGTGTAATGGTAACACAACTGTTTTTGGTGCAGTCTTTCAAGGTTCGAGTCCTTGTAGACCAACTGGCAATTTTGAAAACCCCGTAAACATTACGTTTACGGGGTTTCTTCTTTTAGTATTATTTCAACTTTTTACTTCTAGTATTGCATTACTAATTGACTTGTTAGTCCCTTGGTGTTGTGAGTTTATTGTGCTTGTTTTTCTGGATTTGCGATATCAGAATGTATAGTCATAAACTGTTTTGTTTTTTCTAGGGGGTTATATGTGTCCTGTGTTTTTCTCGGCCCTGAATAAATTTATCATTGCAGGGTAGGGGTAGGTTTTTCTCTGTTATAGATAATGATATTGATTCTGTTTTTATTTCTATAATCCAAATCTGGATAGTTATCTCGTTCTTTCTAATAAAAAAATTAGCCTAAGATGTTGATTTGTAAAATTTTATCTATTTTTAATTAGTGGAATAGTGGTAGAAATGTTTTTTTATTGCAAAATCATAAGTATCGTCTTACGTGTATAAGTGAGTTTTAAATTTTTTTTTCGATGTGCTTATTCATGTTGAAGATAGATATATTGGGATGTGGTTGTGGTTTTGATATGTTTTGAGGCAGTTTAGCTACTAATATATTTTAATAGAATATTTGCGCAGTTAAATAATTGCATATATATTAGCAGTCAAATAACTGCACAATGAAATTAAGAAGAGATGTTTTTCAAGCAATAGCTGATCCAAACCGTAGAATGATAATTTCTTTGCTGGCTATTCAATCTATGACACCAACGGCAATAGCTGAGAGTTTTGATTCGTCAAGGCAAACTATTTCAAAGCACATACAAATACTTACTGAATGTGATATTTTGAAACAAGAACATAAAGGGAGGGAGATATATTATCATTTAAACCCAGATGGGATGAAGCAAATAGCTGACTTTATTGAACCTTTTAGAAATATGTGGGAAGAACGATTTGATAAATTAGAAACTTTAATGAAAAATCATCAGTTAAAAAAATAAAACAAAATGGAAGCTAAAACAAATATTGATGCGCTAGAAGGAAAGCAAGATTTAATAATAAGAAGAGAGTTTGATTTGCCTGTAGAATTACTCTTTAAGGCATATAGCGAACCTGAACTTATAGAACAATGGATGGGGACAAAAGTTGTGAAATTTGAGAATGGAAATCAAGGTAGTTATCAGTTTGAAACTTCGTATAATGGCAATGTTGTGTTTAGAGCAAGTGGGACAATTCATAAGATAGTACCAGATCAAAAAATAATTCGAACCTTTGAAATAGAAAATGCTCCTATTGATGTGCAGCTTGAATTCCTGGAATTTGAAAAACTTAGCGATAGTAGAAGTAAATTGACTATTCAGATAATATATAAATCAGAACAACACAGGGCAGAACAGTTAAAATTACCTTTTACCAATGGCTTAAATATGGCTCATAACAGACTACAAGAATTATTAACTAATTTAAAATAATCTAAAATGAAAAAAACAAATGTTATTATTTATTGGGTATCTACCATTTTGCTTTCAATTGGGATGTTTTCAGGAGGAATAGCTCAATTGTTAAAAGCAAAAGAGACAGTTGATGGAATTGTTCATCTGGGTTATCCAATTTACTTTACAAGTATAATTGGTACATGGAAAGTTTTAGGGGTGATTGTATTGTTGATTCCGAAGTTTGCTTTAATGAAAGAATGGGCGTATGCTGGTTTCTTTTTTGCAATGTCTGGAGCTGTGTTTTCTCATGTAGCCAGTGGTGATGCTATATTGAACTACTTAGCGCCTTTTGTGTTTGCATTGCTTACGGTAGTGTCTTGGTATTTTAGACCGGTGGATAGAAAAATAATAACTAAGTAATAACAAGCGAAACTATGACTGCAAAAGTAGATTTTAAAGACGTATCTGTATCTGGCTTAAGTTCGTCGCCAGTTGCAGAAGCACTGGCAGGTTTACGGGCACATGAAGCTCGTTATTTTATGAATAAATATAATCTTGATTTTGTGGTTGTGTCAGCTAATGAAAGTCAGGGTGTTATTGATTGGGTGAGTCAAATTTTAAAAAAAGAAAGAGATATTGAAATTGCATCTAAGCCACTAGAAACGGCAAGTTTGCAAGTGGAGAATATAAAGTGGGTATTCGTTTTTTATGAAAGCGGTCTTGCAATCAATATTCCTTATACAATTGATAGTGCTAAACAACGAGCAGTTGGATTCAAGCTTTCTGAAGGTATGGAAATTCCGAAAGAATTAGAAAGTAAATTTAAATTTGCTAGACAAAAATCGAAATTGGCTGGAACCATTCGAGGTTCGTTTTTTGTTATTAAAGGCGAATATTAAAAAGAGAAACAATAATCATTAGGTGTTTGAAATTTTAGAAATCTACTCTTGATTAGGATAATAAAAAAAACCTCTCGACTGAGAGGTTTTTTTGTGATAATTTTATTAGGGTTGGTTTAAATTTTGAAAGTCATTACTGGTCGTATAGCATGATTTACTAAATCTCCGCTAATGCTACCATTAAAGAAGTAGGAGAATCCGGTTCTTCCGTGAGTACACATACCAATTAAATCGGCATCAATACTATTAGAGAAATTAATAATTCCGTTTTCGATGTTAGTATCGTTGTAAATATGAGTCGAATAGTTGTCAAGGTTAAATGGTGCGATAAAATCAGTCATTATTTTTTCGGCAACATGAGTCGGTTTGAAGGTATTTGGAGTACAAATCATTACCAAATGCAATTTAGAATCAAAGAATTTTGTAAACTCTATCAATTTTTTAAAAGGTTTTTCAGTTTCTTTTGAAAAATCTGAAGCAAAAACAAAATTTGTAGTTTTGAATGCATCCATGTGTTTTTTGATTACTAAAACTGGGATTTCAGAATGGCGAACTACTTTTTCTGTGTTGGATCCGATGAGTAATTCTTCAAAGCCAGAAGACCCATGTGAGCCCATGACGATTAGGTCAATTTCGTGTTCATTACTTACTTTTGCAATTCCTTCAGCTGGTCTGTCGAGTTTTACCATCTCAATTATTGTAAGTCCATCTAGGTAGGCTCTCTCGGCGATTTTTGAAAGCATTTCATTAGCCTTTTTCATGAAAAGCATAGTCTCAGGGATGCTAATTCCGCCCGTAATTGCATCGCTCATTTGACTAGGTAATTCTAGCGTATGAAGTATGATAATCTCAGAATTATTTTTTTTTGCGATTTGTGCTGCGACTTTTAAAGCGTCTTCAGCATGTTCAGAAAAATCGGTAGGAACTAATATGCGTTTCATAACTTTTTGATGTTAAATTATATGAAAAATTGTTTAATTTGGTGCTTATATAAAGATAAGAAATATTTTTAGAGCAATCAATTTATTTTGATTTATAAAAAAACACTATATTTGCACCGTTATTTATTAAAATCTAAATAATGAGGGGACTAAATGTCCCCTCTTTTTATAAAAGTATGACATTTAAAGAAAAAGTAAACGTATTAATAGCTGAGGGTCTCTTAGAAAAACCATCAATTTTTTTAATCGACCTGACCATTACCGATGCTTTCAAGATAATTGTATCTTTGGATGGAGATAATGGTGTGCTCTTGCAAGATTGTATTGATGTTAGTCGCGCTATCGAGAATAATTTGGACAGAGAAGAACAAGATTTTTCTTTGGAAGTTGCTTCGGTAGGAGTTGGTTCTCCTCTAAAATTGGTTAGACAGTACAAGAAAAACATTGGTAGAACATTGATAGTTAATACTAATGGTGAAAAAATTGAGGCTGAGTTGGTAGATGCTAATGAAGATTTCATAATTTTGTCTTGGGAAGCAAGGGAACCTAAGAAAATAGGAAAAGGAAAAGAAACAGTTCAAAAAGAGCAACAAATACCTTATACAGAAATTAAAGAGGCAATTGTTACAGTAACATTTTAATTAAAGAATTCGCATGGAAAATTTAGCATTAATCGATTCATTCTCAGAGTTTAAAGATGATAAACTTATTGATCGTGTAACGCTTATGGCAATCTTAGAAGATGTATTCAGAAATGCATTGAAGAAAAAATACGGTTCAGATGATAACTTCGATATTATCATAAATCCTGATAAGGGAGATATGGAAATTTGGAGAAGGAGAGTAATCGTTGCTGACGAAGATCTTGATTTTGAAAATGAGGAGATTACTTTGACAGAAGCAAGAAGAATTGAAGCGGATTTTGAGATTGGAGAAGAAGTTTCTGAAGAAGTAAAATTGATTGATTTAGGTAGAAGAGCTATTTTAGCTTTACGCCAAAATTTGATTTCTAAAATACATGAACACGACAATACAAATCTTTATAAGCAATTTAAAGATATTATTGGTGATATTTATACTGCCGAAGTGCACCATGTTCGCCCAAGAGTTGTAATTTTGGTGGATGATGAAGGGAATGAAATTGTATTGCCAAAAGAAAAACAAATCCCATCTGACTTTTTCCGTAAAGGAGATAACGTTCGTGGAATTATTGAAAGTGTTGAATTAAAAGGAAATAAACCACAAATTATTATGTCTAGAACTTCAGAGAAGTTTTTAGAAAAATTATTTGAACAAGAAATTCCAGAAGTATTCGACGGATTGATTACAGTTAAAAATGTAGTTAGAATACCAGGAGAAAAAGCAAAAGTAGCGGTTGATTCTTATGATGATAGAATTGATCCAGTTGGAGCTTGTGTTGGTATGAAAGGTTCTCGTATTCACGGAATTGTACGTGAGTTAGGAAATGAAAATATTGATGTTATTAATTATACTAGTAACATTCAGCTATATATTACAAGGGCTTTAAGTCCTGCAAAAGTATCTTCAATTAAGATTAATGAAGAAACTAAAAGAGCCGAAGTTTTCTTGAAATTAGAGGAAGTTTCTAAAGCTATCGGTAGAGGTGGTCATAACATTAAACTAGCAGGCCAATTAACAGGCTATGAGCTTGATGTTATTAGAGAAGGAGATGTA encodes:
- a CDS encoding DoxX family protein; translation: MKKTNVIIYWVSTILLSIGMFSGGIAQLLKAKETVDGIVHLGYPIYFTSIIGTWKVLGVIVLLIPKFALMKEWAYAGFFFAMSGAVFSHVASGDAILNYLAPFVFALLTVVSWYFRPVDRKIITK
- the rimP gene encoding ribosome assembly cofactor RimP, which translates into the protein MTFKEKVNVLIAEGLLEKPSIFLIDLTITDAFKIIVSLDGDNGVLLQDCIDVSRAIENNLDREEQDFSLEVASVGVGSPLKLVRQYKKNIGRTLIVNTNGEKIEAELVDANEDFIILSWEAREPKKIGKGKETVQKEQQIPYTEIKEAIVTVTF
- a CDS encoding universal stress protein; the encoded protein is MKRILVPTDFSEHAEDALKVAAQIAKKNNSEIIILHTLELPSQMSDAITGGISIPETMLFMKKANEMLSKIAERAYLDGLTIIEMVKLDRPAEGIAKVSNEHEIDLIVMGSHGSSGFEELLIGSNTEKVVRHSEIPVLVIKKHMDAFKTTNFVFASDFSKETEKPFKKLIEFTKFFDSKLHLVMICTPNTFKPTHVAEKIMTDFIAPFNLDNYSTHIYNDTNIENGIINFSNSIDADLIGMCTHGRTGFSYFFNGSISGDLVNHAIRPVMTFKI
- the nusA gene encoding transcription termination factor NusA; the protein is MENLALIDSFSEFKDDKLIDRVTLMAILEDVFRNALKKKYGSDDNFDIIINPDKGDMEIWRRRVIVADEDLDFENEEITLTEARRIEADFEIGEEVSEEVKLIDLGRRAILALRQNLISKIHEHDNTNLYKQFKDIIGDIYTAEVHHVRPRVVILVDDEGNEIVLPKEKQIPSDFFRKGDNVRGIIESVELKGNKPQIIMSRTSEKFLEKLFEQEIPEVFDGLITVKNVVRIPGEKAKVAVDSYDDRIDPVGACVGMKGSRIHGIVRELGNENIDVINYTSNIQLYITRALSPAKVSSIKINEETKRAEVFLKLEEVSKAIGRGGHNIKLAGQLTGYELDVIREGDVASGEDDDVELTEFSDEIEGWVIEEFAKIGLDTAKSILKQEVEDLVRRTDLEEETILDVMRILKEEFDS
- a CDS encoding ArsR/SmtB family transcription factor, which gives rise to MKLRRDVFQAIADPNRRMIISLLAIQSMTPTAIAESFDSSRQTISKHIQILTECDILKQEHKGREIYYHLNPDGMKQIADFIEPFRNMWEERFDKLETLMKNHQLKK
- a CDS encoding SRPBCC domain-containing protein, with amino-acid sequence MEAKTNIDALEGKQDLIIRREFDLPVELLFKAYSEPELIEQWMGTKVVKFENGNQGSYQFETSYNGNVVFRASGTIHKIVPDQKIIRTFEIENAPIDVQLEFLEFEKLSDSRSKLTIQIIYKSEQHRAEQLKLPFTNGLNMAHNRLQELLTNLK